The following are encoded in a window of Pseudalgibacter alginicilyticus genomic DNA:
- a CDS encoding endonuclease, with the protein MNDTPEATPIRHDLQTVAFYNLENLFDIYDDQQTNDNDFLPTSRKKWTPKRYENKLRKLSFAISNIGKTETGKHPAIVGLAEIENAKVVKDLIAYKHLKDCNYNYVHFDSLDERGIDVALIYDKTAFKPTHSETFRVYLIDEHGHPDYTRDILLVSGFLDNEMVHIIVNHWSSRREGTKETEAKRIASADRVIEIITKLQTENTNPKIIVIGDFNDDPSSNSIKKLVVNLNLYNPMNLLHTYSRGTTTHNFKWNLFDQILFTTNFFEATSNTLSFDKAEIFDDDFLKLFNGKYKGKPFRTYLGPKYQGGYSDHFPVYAIFKK; encoded by the coding sequence ATGAATGACACACCAGAAGCCACTCCTATTCGTCACGACTTACAAACTGTGGCGTTTTACAATCTTGAAAACTTGTTCGACATTTATGACGACCAACAAACCAACGACAATGATTTTTTACCAACTTCAAGGAAAAAATGGACACCAAAACGCTATGAAAACAAATTAAGAAAATTAAGTTTTGCTATTTCTAACATTGGAAAAACAGAAACTGGAAAACACCCTGCTATTGTTGGATTAGCAGAAATTGAAAATGCCAAAGTTGTTAAGGATTTAATAGCTTACAAACATTTAAAAGACTGTAATTACAATTACGTACACTTTGATTCCTTAGATGAACGTGGTATTGATGTAGCATTAATATATGACAAAACAGCCTTTAAGCCAACCCATTCTGAAACCTTTAGAGTGTATTTGATTGATGAACATGGTCATCCTGATTATACTAGAGATATTTTACTGGTTTCTGGATTTTTAGACAATGAAATGGTACATATTATTGTAAACCATTGGTCGTCCAGGCGTGAAGGTACTAAAGAAACAGAAGCCAAACGTATTGCATCAGCAGATAGAGTAATTGAAATTATAACCAAATTACAAACTGAAAATACCAATCCTAAGATTATTGTAATTGGCGATTTTAATGATGACCCTTCTAGTAACAGTATTAAAAAATTAGTTGTTAATTTAAATTTGTACAATCCTATGAATTTACTACATACTTATTCTAGAGGTACCACCACTCACAATTTTAAATGGAATTTGTTTGACCAGATTTTATTTACCACTAACTTTTTTGAAGCCACATCCAATACCTTAAGTTTTGATAAAGCTGAAATCTTTGATGATGATTTTTTAAAGTTATTTAATGGAAAATATAAAGGAAAACCTTTTAGAACTTATTTAGGCCCAAAATACCAAGGAGGCTATAGTGACCATTTTCCTGTGTATGCAATTTTTAAGAAGTAA
- the hflX gene encoding GTPase HflX, producing MLEKKDISLEKAVLIGVITKEQDEDKSKEYLDELEFLTFTAGGYAVKRFTQKMDMPNPKTFIGTGKMDDVRRYIEENDITTAIFDDELSAAQERNISKILNVKVLDRTNLILDIFAQRAQTSYARTQVELAQCEYLLPRLRGMWTHLERQKGGIGMRGPGETEIETDRRIVRDKIALLKEKIKTIDKQMAVQRGNRGAMVRVALVGYTNVGKSTLMNVISKSDVFAENKLFATLDTTVRKVVIQNLPFLLSDTVGFIRKLPTQLVDSFKSTLDEVREADLLLHVVDISHPNFEEHIDSVNKILGEIKSSDKPTIMVFNKIDAYQPEPYKEEDLEIERSSEHYSLEEWKKTWMNKIGNNALFISALNKENLEDFKKRVYDEVREIHITRFPYNHFLYPDYDDTM from the coding sequence ATGTTAGAAAAGAAAGATATTAGCTTAGAAAAAGCGGTTTTAATAGGTGTTATTACCAAAGAACAGGATGAGGATAAATCTAAAGAGTATTTAGATGAATTGGAGTTTTTAACATTTACAGCGGGAGGTTATGCGGTAAAACGTTTTACACAAAAAATGGATATGCCCAATCCTAAAACCTTTATTGGTACGGGTAAAATGGATGATGTACGCCGTTATATTGAAGAAAATGATATTACAACGGCTATTTTTGATGACGAGCTATCGGCCGCACAAGAACGCAATATCAGTAAAATACTTAACGTAAAAGTGTTAGATAGGACTAATTTAATCCTCGATATTTTTGCCCAACGTGCCCAAACTAGCTATGCCCGAACTCAGGTAGAATTAGCACAATGCGAGTATTTGTTACCGCGATTACGAGGTATGTGGACGCACCTTGAGCGTCAAAAAGGGGGTATTGGAATGCGTGGACCTGGAGAAACAGAAATAGAAACAGATAGACGTATTGTACGCGATAAAATAGCTTTACTTAAAGAAAAAATAAAAACCATAGACAAACAAATGGCGGTGCAGCGTGGTAACCGAGGTGCTATGGTACGGGTAGCTTTGGTAGGTTATACCAATGTTGGTAAGTCAACTTTAATGAATGTAATTAGTAAAAGCGATGTGTTTGCAGAAAATAAATTATTTGCAACTTTGGATACTACGGTTAGAAAAGTAGTGATTCAAAATTTGCCTTTTTTATTGTCTGACACTGTTGGGTTTATTAGAAAATTGCCTACTCAGTTAGTAGATAGTTTTAAAAGTACCTTGGATGAGGTTCGTGAAGCAGATTTATTGTTGCATGTGGTGGATATTTCGCATCCTAATTTTGAAGAACATATAGATTCTGTAAATAAAATTTTAGGTGAAATTAAAAGTTCAGATAAGCCAACCATTATGGTGTTTAATAAAATTGATGCCTACCAGCCAGAACCTTATAAAGAAGAAGATTTGGAGATAGAGCGCAGTTCTGAGCATTACTCACTTGAAGAATGGAAAAAAACGTGGATGAATAAAATAGGGAATAATGCCTTATTTATATCGGCGTTGAACAAAGAAAATTTAGAAGATTTTAAAAAGCGGGTGTATGATGAGGTACGAGAAATCCATATAACGCGTTTTCCTTATAATCATTTTCTGTATCCAGATTATGATGATACCATGTAA
- a CDS encoding penicillin-binding protein 1A produces the protein MNWVLSILKKKWIKWSLIGVGAVVLFFVVIYVSVFLGFFGKLPTSEDLSSIKQAEATQVLDANGKLIGKYYIYDRQPLEFQDFPKHLIDALVATEDVRFYQHDGIDNVSLMRVFVKNIILQDKSAGGGSTITLQLAKNLFGRKNYAMFSMLINKFKESIIAKRIEHIYSKEDILMLYLNTVPFPDNTYGIESAARKFFDKPASKLTYSEAATLVGTLKATSYFNPRLHLERSQSRRDVVFRQMQRYGYISEDSLEMLHNEKVILNYKSFNHDVGLAPYFRAQVKKELLIILDSIKKPDGTKYDLYRDGLVVQTTLDSTMQYLAEVSMKEHFIALQNVHEKSYGKAAPWHTNKTIIQAAIKKLPKYKFYENVGLSESQILDSLSIKHKTELFSWTGDTIKNMSTIDSLQYYLKFLNTGMLAIEPKTGAIKVYIGGIDYRYFKYDHISQSERQVGSTFKPFVYTAAIENGMKPCNYFSLAPVTYTNYGNWRPTNSGGGEEDPHLNYNLEKALSHSVNTIAVKVLNEVGIENVINQVEKLGITKELPKQPSLALGVAEINLKELTGAYASYVNQSKGVNPYAITKIQDKAGHVIASFEPEIIDNQAFSDYTRQVVLKMMQSTVNNGTAKRLRTTYHLKNDIAGKTGTTQNNKDGWFVGITPNLVTVTWVGNDNHSIGFKSTNIGQGANSALPMFGKFYQKLNVDARFNSITNSSFEMFSQTVLDDLNCESEKRDNLLKRIFGKKKKKKFNDN, from the coding sequence ATGAATTGGGTTTTATCAATATTAAAAAAGAAATGGATAAAGTGGTCATTGATAGGTGTTGGTGCTGTCGTTCTTTTTTTTGTGGTTATTTATGTAAGCGTTTTTTTAGGGTTTTTCGGAAAACTGCCTACATCAGAAGATTTAAGTTCCATTAAGCAAGCTGAAGCTACCCAAGTACTGGATGCTAATGGCAAACTAATAGGAAAGTATTATATCTATGATAGGCAACCTTTAGAATTTCAGGATTTCCCTAAACATTTGATTGATGCACTTGTGGCTACTGAAGATGTTCGGTTTTATCAGCATGATGGTATTGATAATGTAAGTTTAATGCGGGTATTTGTTAAGAATATTATTCTACAAGATAAATCTGCTGGTGGTGGTAGTACTATTACGCTCCAATTGGCTAAAAACTTATTCGGAAGAAAAAATTACGCCATGTTTAGTATGCTAATCAATAAATTTAAAGAATCCATTATTGCTAAGCGTATTGAGCATATTTATTCAAAAGAAGATATTCTGATGTTGTATCTTAATACCGTACCTTTTCCAGATAACACGTATGGTATTGAAAGTGCAGCACGAAAGTTTTTTGATAAACCTGCATCAAAATTAACGTATTCTGAAGCAGCTACTTTGGTTGGTACCTTAAAAGCGACAAGTTATTTTAACCCAAGACTCCATTTGGAGCGAAGCCAATCAAGACGCGATGTGGTATTTCGACAAATGCAAAGATATGGCTATATCTCTGAAGATTCTTTGGAGATGCTTCATAATGAAAAAGTGATTTTGAATTATAAATCTTTTAATCATGATGTTGGCTTAGCTCCGTATTTTCGGGCGCAAGTAAAAAAGGAATTATTAATTATTTTAGATTCTATTAAAAAGCCAGATGGTACTAAGTATGATTTGTATCGGGATGGTTTGGTAGTTCAAACTACTTTGGACTCAACCATGCAATATCTAGCAGAAGTATCCATGAAAGAGCATTTTATAGCCTTACAAAATGTTCATGAAAAGTCATATGGAAAAGCAGCTCCTTGGCATACCAATAAGACTATTATTCAAGCGGCTATTAAAAAACTTCCAAAATATAAATTTTATGAAAATGTGGGATTATCGGAATCACAAATTTTAGATTCACTTTCCATAAAACATAAAACTGAGCTGTTCAGTTGGACTGGTGATACTATTAAAAATATGTCTACTATAGATAGTTTACAGTACTATTTAAAGTTTTTGAACACGGGCATGCTTGCCATTGAGCCTAAAACGGGCGCCATAAAAGTTTATATTGGAGGTATTGATTACCGCTATTTTAAATATGATCATATTTCGCAAAGTGAACGGCAAGTAGGTTCAACGTTTAAGCCTTTTGTATATACCGCAGCTATTGAAAATGGCATGAAACCATGCAATTATTTTTCATTAGCACCTGTTACTTATACCAATTATGGAAATTGGAGGCCAACCAATTCTGGGGGAGGAGAAGAAGATCCACACCTAAATTATAATTTAGAAAAGGCTTTGAGTCATTCAGTAAATACTATAGCTGTAAAAGTATTAAATGAGGTAGGTATTGAAAATGTTATAAACCAGGTTGAAAAGTTAGGTATTACTAAAGAATTGCCAAAACAGCCTTCATTAGCATTAGGTGTAGCTGAAATAAACTTGAAAGAATTAACAGGAGCTTATGCAAGCTATGTAAACCAAAGCAAAGGGGTAAACCCCTATGCCATAACCAAAATTCAAGATAAAGCGGGTCATGTTATAGCTTCATTTGAACCTGAAATTATAGATAATCAGGCTTTTAGTGATTATACTAGGCAAGTAGTGCTTAAAATGATGCAGTCTACAGTAAATAACGGAACTGCTAAAAGGCTTCGAACTACCTATCATCTTAAAAATGACATTGCTGGAAAAACAGGAACAACTCAAAATAATAAAGACGGTTGGTTTGTAGGGATAACTCCAAATTTGGTAACGGTTACTTGGGTTGGAAATGATAATCACAGTATCGGTTTTAAATCAACTAACATTGGACAAGGTGCAAATTCTGCATTACCTATGTTTGGCAAGTTTTACCAAAAACTAAATGTTGATGCCCGATTTAATAGCATAACAAATAGTAGTTTCGAAATGTTTTCCCAAACAGTTTTAGACGATTTAAATTGCGAATCAGAAAAACGTGATAATTTGTTAAAAAGGATTTTTGGCAAAAAGAAGAAGAAGAAATTTAATGATAATTAA
- a CDS encoding peroxiredoxin-like family protein — MSDLQEFQKLVIANAAHVKGLSIGDKAPDFTLQNAYGNEVTLSNILTSGPVIIKFYRGEWCPICNLDLRDIQKYLPKIKSYGASLLAISPQNPDDALTAIQKNDLGFEVLSDSHQEVIKAYNLQFDPGNDYHNRRDLSLVNGNGSTDLLVPATFIINTNQVIESAHIDPNYTNRMPPKDILNILAQMNTEN, encoded by the coding sequence ATGAGTGATTTACAAGAATTCCAAAAGTTAGTTATTGCAAATGCAGCTCATGTAAAAGGACTCTCAATAGGTGATAAAGCACCTGACTTTACTTTACAAAATGCATATGGAAACGAAGTAACACTTTCTAATATACTTACATCGGGTCCGGTAATTATAAAATTCTATCGTGGTGAATGGTGTCCTATTTGCAATCTTGATCTTAGAGACATACAGAAATATTTACCTAAAATAAAATCTTATGGTGCTTCATTGTTAGCCATTAGTCCACAAAACCCAGATGATGCATTAACTGCTATTCAAAAAAATGATTTAGGCTTTGAAGTATTAAGCGATTCTCATCAAGAGGTTATAAAAGCTTATAATCTTCAATTTGATCCTGGTAACGATTACCATAATAGGCGTGATTTATCACTTGTAAATGGCAATGGATCTACAGACTTACTGGTTCCAGCTACTTTTATCATAAATACAAATCAGGTAATTGAATCGGCGCATATTGATCCAAATTATACCAATAGAATGCCTCCTAAAGATATACTAAATATATTGGCACAAATGAATACTGAAAACTAA